From one Nonomuraea polychroma genomic stretch:
- the rfbD gene encoding dTDP-4-dehydrorhamnose reductase → MRWLITGAGGMLAADVLDRTALTGEPVLALGRSELDLCDKRAVRDFVSAYRPRVVINCAGWTRVDDAETHEAEALAVNGHAVHWLAEACELAGARLVHVSTDYVFDGAGGVAYPEDAPTGPVNAYGRTKLAGERAALEHGHYVVRTAWLYGAHGANFLRTMIRLAGERPTLDVVDDQRGQPTWTADLADFLVRLAQSDLRPGVYHGTSAGETTWCGFAKEIFTLLGEDPGRVRPVPTSAFPRPARRPANSVLAHTRWEPIRHWRTALHAAWPILNRSPQCSVA, encoded by the coding sequence ATGAGGTGGTTGATCACGGGGGCCGGCGGCATGCTGGCCGCCGACGTCCTGGACAGGACGGCGCTGACCGGCGAGCCCGTGCTCGCGCTCGGCCGGTCGGAGCTGGACTTATGCGACAAACGAGCGGTACGCGACTTCGTGTCCGCCTACCGCCCCCGAGTCGTGATCAACTGCGCCGGCTGGACCAGGGTCGACGACGCGGAGACCCATGAGGCGGAGGCGCTGGCGGTCAACGGGCACGCCGTGCACTGGCTGGCCGAGGCCTGCGAACTGGCCGGCGCGCGGCTCGTACACGTGTCCACCGACTACGTCTTCGACGGCGCCGGCGGCGTGGCGTACCCGGAGGACGCCCCGACCGGGCCGGTGAACGCGTACGGCAGGACCAAGCTCGCGGGCGAGCGTGCGGCGCTGGAGCACGGCCACTACGTGGTGCGCACGGCCTGGTTGTACGGCGCGCACGGCGCGAACTTCCTGCGGACCATGATCAGGCTGGCCGGGGAGCGGCCGACGCTGGACGTGGTCGACGACCAGCGCGGGCAGCCGACGTGGACGGCGGATCTGGCCGACTTCCTGGTCAGGCTGGCGCAGTCGGACCTGCGGCCGGGCGTCTACCACGGCACCAGCGCGGGCGAGACGACCTGGTGCGGGTTCGCCAAGGAGATCTTCACGTTGCTGGGCGAGGACCCGGGGCGCGTTCGCCCAGTGCCGACCTCGGCCTTTCCCCGCCCGGCACGGCGGCCGGCCAACAGCGTGCTGGCCCACACCAGGTGGGAGCCCATCCGGCACTGGCGCACGGCCCTGCACGCCGCATGGCCGATCCTGAACAGGAGCCCTCAGTGCAGCGTGGCGTAG
- a CDS encoding dTDP-4-dehydrorhamnose 3,5-epimerase family protein, with the protein MDPLGIDGAWCHTPRIHADPRGSFLEAYRAAELPRPFGLAQVNCSVSHAGVLRGVHFADVPPSQAKYVMCVSGAILDVVVDIRVGSPTFGRWEAVTLDDETRRGVFVAEGLGHAFMALSEQATVVYLCSEPYSPGREHGIHPLDPALGIEWPAGVEPLLSERDAKSPSLEEALAAGLLPDYQRCQEFYATLH; encoded by the coding sequence ATGGATCCCCTCGGCATCGACGGTGCCTGGTGCCACACGCCACGTATCCACGCCGACCCCCGTGGCTCGTTCCTGGAGGCCTATCGGGCGGCCGAACTGCCGCGGCCGTTCGGCCTCGCCCAGGTCAACTGCTCCGTCTCCCACGCCGGTGTGCTGCGTGGGGTGCACTTCGCGGACGTGCCGCCCAGCCAGGCCAAATACGTGATGTGCGTGTCCGGCGCCATCCTGGACGTCGTCGTGGACATCCGGGTGGGCTCGCCCACCTTCGGCCGCTGGGAGGCGGTCACCCTGGATGACGAGACCCGCCGCGGCGTGTTCGTCGCCGAGGGCCTCGGGCACGCGTTCATGGCGCTGAGCGAGCAGGCGACGGTCGTGTACCTGTGCTCGGAGCCGTACAGTCCGGGCCGCGAGCACGGGATCCACCCGCTCGACCCGGCCCTCGGCATCGAGTGGCCGGCCGGGGTGGAGCCGCTGCTGTCGGAGCGGGACGCCAAGAGCCCCTCGCTGGAGGAGGCGCTCGCGGCCGGGTTGCTGCCGGACTACCAGCGCTGCCAGGAGTTCTACGCCACGCTGCACTGA
- a CDS encoding class I SAM-dependent methyltransferase: MTVCRLCGSADLTGVVDLGATPPCERFLSAEQLDEPEPTYPLHLRVCTSCWLAQIPPLITPEDTFTDYAYFSSYSTSWVEHARSFVAELELAPDSFVVEVASNDGYLLRHVVEQGVRCLGIEPSVNVGAAARLHGVPTVTAFLTPESARAVVREHGPADYVVANNVYAHIPDVVGFTQGLRTLVAADGLVSIEVQHLLTLIEGNQYDTIYHEHFQYYTVASAQQALAGGGLRLVDVEQLPTHGGSIRLWAQPAETAGRPSRRVSDVLALEKAAGLHELSGYAGFAARVAQVRRDLLRFLIDAAEQGKTVVGYGAPGKGNTLLNHCGVRPDLLAYTVDRNPYKHGRFTPGARIPIFAPERIAADRPDYVLVLPWNLRDELVKQLSYVREWGGRLVFPIPSLEVVS; the protein is encoded by the coding sequence ATGACCGTCTGCCGTTTATGCGGCTCCGCCGATCTGACCGGCGTCGTGGACCTGGGAGCGACACCGCCGTGCGAGCGGTTCCTCAGCGCCGAGCAGCTCGACGAGCCCGAGCCCACCTACCCGCTGCACCTGCGGGTCTGCACCTCGTGCTGGCTGGCGCAGATCCCCCCGCTGATCACCCCTGAGGACACCTTCACCGACTACGCCTACTTCTCCTCCTACTCCACCTCGTGGGTGGAGCACGCCCGGTCCTTCGTGGCCGAGCTCGAGCTGGCTCCCGACTCCTTCGTGGTCGAGGTGGCCAGCAACGACGGCTACCTGCTGCGGCACGTGGTGGAGCAGGGCGTGCGCTGCCTGGGCATCGAGCCGTCGGTGAACGTGGGGGCGGCGGCCAGGTTGCACGGGGTGCCGACGGTGACGGCGTTCCTCACCCCGGAGAGCGCGCGGGCCGTGGTGCGCGAGCACGGGCCGGCGGACTACGTCGTGGCCAACAACGTCTACGCGCACATCCCCGACGTCGTGGGCTTCACCCAAGGGCTGCGCACGCTGGTGGCCGCCGACGGGCTGGTCTCCATCGAGGTGCAGCACCTGCTCACGCTGATCGAGGGCAATCAGTACGACACCATCTACCACGAGCACTTCCAGTACTACACCGTCGCCTCGGCGCAGCAGGCGCTGGCCGGCGGCGGACTGAGGCTGGTGGACGTCGAGCAGCTGCCCACACACGGCGGCTCCATCCGGCTGTGGGCCCAGCCGGCGGAGACCGCGGGCAGGCCCTCGCGGCGGGTGTCCGACGTGCTGGCGCTGGAGAAGGCGGCGGGACTGCACGAGCTCTCGGGTTACGCCGGCTTCGCCGCCCGGGTCGCCCAGGTCCGCCGCGACCTGCTGCGGTTCCTGATCGACGCCGCCGAGCAGGGCAAGACCGTGGTCGGGTACGGCGCGCCGGGCAAGGGCAACACGCTGCTCAACCACTGCGGTGTCCGGCCCGACCTGCTCGCGTACACGGTGGACCGCAACCCGTACAAGCACGGCAGGTTCACGCCCGGCGCCCGGATCCCGATCTTCGCGCCGGAACGGATCGCCGCCGACCGGCCCGACTACGTCCTCGTCCTGCCCTGGAACCTGCGTGACGAGCTGGTCAAGCAGCTCTCCTACGTCCGCGAGTGGGGAGGCCGGCTGGTCTTCCCGATCCCGAGCCTGGAGGTCGTGTCATGA
- a CDS encoding glucose-1-phosphate cytidylyltransferase, which produces MKVVLFCGGRGTRMRSDLPGGDLPKPMQFVGPRPLVWHVMRYYAHFGHNEFILCLGYGAQHIKDFFLTYQEAASNDFILRNGQIELLSTDISDWSVSLIDTGLDSSIGERLRRVRPYLDGEAMFLANYADVLTDAPLPDIIERFAASDAGASMMVVPPTNTFHVIDVSEGGLVGGITPVSEMPLWVNGGFFVLRQEVFDHIPENGDLVADGCAELAKRGRLMAYPHRGYWRPSDTVNQRLELDRSWARGERPWALWET; this is translated from the coding sequence ATGAAGGTCGTGCTGTTCTGCGGCGGTCGTGGCACCAGGATGCGCAGCGACCTGCCCGGTGGCGACCTGCCCAAGCCGATGCAATTCGTCGGCCCGCGCCCGCTGGTCTGGCATGTGATGCGGTACTACGCGCACTTCGGTCACAACGAGTTCATCCTGTGCCTGGGGTACGGAGCGCAGCACATCAAGGACTTCTTCCTGACGTACCAGGAGGCGGCGTCGAACGACTTCATCCTGCGTAACGGCCAGATCGAACTGTTATCCACAGATATTTCGGATTGGTCGGTGTCGTTGATCGACACCGGGCTCGACTCGTCGATCGGCGAGCGCCTGCGCAGGGTACGCCCGTACCTGGACGGCGAGGCGATGTTCCTGGCCAACTACGCCGACGTGCTCACCGACGCCCCGCTGCCCGACATCATCGAGCGTTTCGCCGCCTCGGACGCCGGCGCTTCGATGATGGTGGTCCCGCCCACCAACACCTTCCACGTCATCGACGTCAGCGAGGGCGGCCTGGTCGGCGGCATCACCCCGGTCAGCGAGATGCCGCTCTGGGTCAACGGCGGCTTCTTCGTGCTGCGCCAGGAGGTCTTCGACCACATACCGGAGAACGGCGACCTGGTCGCGGACGGCTGCGCCGAGCTGGCCAAACGCGGCAGGCTGATGGCCTACCCGCACCGCGGCTACTGGCGGCCCAGCGACACCGTCAACCAGCGCCTGGAGCTGGACCGCTCGTGGGCCCGCGGCGAGCGCCCGTGGGCGTTGTGGGAAACATGA
- a CDS encoding PIG-L deacetylase family protein — protein MGVVGNMIGLRPARANAVVALGAHCDDIAIGAGASLLTLCAARPGLRVDALVLSGGGTGREQEERAALGAFCPGADLRVTVLKIPDGRLPAHWDEAKNALEDLRATQPAPDLILAPWRGDAHQDHRGLAKLVPTVYRDHLALGYEIVKWDGDLGRPAVYHPLAEEVAEAKVRLLQEHYPSQRHRPWYDREAFLGLARIRGIECGACYAEAFHTTKLTIDLAGE, from the coding sequence GTGGGCGTTGTGGGAAACATGATCGGCCTGCGGCCCGCCCGCGCGAACGCCGTCGTGGCGCTGGGCGCGCACTGCGACGACATCGCGATCGGCGCCGGCGCCAGCCTGCTCACGCTCTGCGCGGCCCGCCCCGGGCTGCGCGTGGACGCGCTGGTCCTGTCGGGCGGGGGCACCGGGCGCGAGCAGGAGGAACGCGCCGCGCTCGGCGCGTTCTGCCCGGGCGCCGACCTCCGCGTCACCGTGCTCAAGATCCCCGACGGCCGCCTGCCGGCGCACTGGGACGAGGCCAAGAACGCCCTGGAAGACCTGCGCGCCACCCAGCCCGCACCCGACCTGATCCTCGCCCCGTGGCGCGGCGACGCGCACCAGGACCACCGCGGCCTGGCGAAGCTGGTGCCCACCGTCTACCGCGATCACCTCGCGCTCGGCTACGAGATCGTCAAGTGGGACGGCGACCTCGGCCGCCCCGCGGTCTACCACCCGCTCGCCGAGGAGGTGGCCGAGGCCAAGGTGCGGCTGCTGCAGGAGCACTACCCCTCACAGAGGCATCGCCCCTGGTACGACCGGGAGGCCTTCCTCGGGCTCGCCCGCATTCGCGGCATCGAGTGCGGCGCGTGCTACGCCGAGGCCTTCCACACGACCAAGCTGACCATCGATCTGGCTGGAGAATGA
- a CDS encoding NAD-dependent epimerase/dehydratase family protein has product MRILLTGHQGYLGSVMAPVLSAAGHEVIGLDSGLFADCVLGPAPADPPGHAVDLRDVTPDLLAGIDAVAHLAALSNDPLGSLAPELTYDINHHASVRLARLAKEAGVRRFLYASTCSVYGASGGDGLVNEDAPLKPVTPYAESKVRVEDDLVKLADDDFTPVFMRNATAFGFSPRLRADIVLNNLVGHAVLTGEVRVLSDGTPWRPLVHARDIAEAFLLALEAPREAVHAQAFNIGTERNNVTVAEIAGEVAEAVPGAKLLITGEAGNDPRSYRVDFARVRRALPGYEARWTVKAGAAELVDAYRAHGLTKHDFERRFTRLARLSDRKDQGTISEDLRP; this is encoded by the coding sequence TTGCGGATCTTACTGACCGGGCACCAGGGCTACCTGGGCAGCGTGATGGCCCCCGTGCTGTCGGCGGCCGGGCACGAGGTGATCGGCCTCGACTCGGGGCTGTTCGCCGACTGCGTGCTCGGCCCCGCGCCCGCCGACCCGCCCGGCCACGCTGTGGACCTGCGGGACGTGACCCCCGACCTGCTGGCGGGCATCGACGCGGTCGCCCACCTGGCGGCGCTGTCGAACGATCCGCTCGGCTCGCTCGCGCCGGAGCTCACCTACGACATCAACCACCACGCCTCGGTGCGGCTGGCCCGGCTGGCCAAGGAGGCGGGGGTGCGCAGGTTCCTGTACGCCTCGACCTGCTCGGTCTACGGCGCCTCCGGCGGTGACGGCCTGGTGAACGAGGACGCGCCGCTCAAGCCCGTCACCCCGTACGCGGAGTCGAAGGTCCGCGTCGAGGACGACCTGGTGAAGCTGGCCGACGACGACTTCACCCCCGTCTTCATGCGCAACGCCACGGCCTTCGGCTTCTCGCCCAGGCTCCGGGCCGACATCGTGCTGAACAACCTGGTCGGGCACGCCGTGCTGACCGGCGAGGTGCGGGTGCTCTCCGACGGCACGCCGTGGCGGCCGCTGGTGCACGCCCGCGACATCGCCGAGGCGTTCCTGCTGGCCCTGGAGGCGCCGCGGGAGGCCGTGCACGCGCAGGCCTTCAACATCGGCACCGAGCGGAACAACGTGACCGTGGCCGAGATCGCCGGCGAGGTGGCCGAGGCCGTGCCGGGCGCGAAGCTGCTGATCACCGGTGAGGCCGGCAACGATCCGCGCTCCTACCGGGTGGACTTCGCCCGCGTACGCCGGGCGCTGCCCGGTTACGAGGCCCGTTGGACGGTCAAGGCGGGCGCGGCCGAGCTGGTCGACGCCTACCGCGCACACGGGCTGACCAAGCACGACTTCGAGCGCCGCTTCACCCGGCTGGCCCGGCTCTCGGACCGCAAGGACCAGGGGACGATCAGCGAAGATCTGCGCCCATGA